cgtgtgtgtgtgtgtgtgtgtgtgtgtgtgtgtgtgtgtgtgtgtgtgtgtgtgtgtgtgtgtgtgtgtgtgtgtgtgtgtgtgtgtgtgtgtgtgttctctccacAGTAAACCCcaccagaggtcaaaggttaccagtgctcagtctgtacagcagcatcaaacagtgctgatcaaggtgtgtataTTTCCACCAAGACATCTGACTTCAGCTCTACATGGACATtagaaagcatctcttgtggTCCTAATAgtctccaggcttccctctttagaccagcgggacgtgaatccaggacagatgcttttgatgtcctcagtgagttcagagtaaagttctccttgatgtttgttctgttccagagggctgaggagaacgcacacgctttcctagacaaggagatgaagaagctctggagggatctcttctcagattacccacaatgctcagagggtcagagggaggaggaggaggtggatggtaagAACGAGGAGCGGAGGAGGCGTGCCATACagggagtggtggacatcacaaatctctgcctgatggagatgaaccacgAGGAACTGGCTGACAAACTGTGgggcggtaagagactcttattttgaagacaGAGGAGACTATTATTTTGAAGCGCAGAAGACTCTTATCTTGAAAACAGaatgaaaatgtatatttaGAGTAGTATGAGACTCTTATTTGTTCTGTTCAGACTAAATAACATAATCTAATTTAGTGTTAAGTGATTTTTTCATTTATAATTCATCAATGTGGAGATATCTTTCTTCTTGGGCgttcaatggtttgatccaAATATGAACGGTTATTGTCGGtcaatcaggttaaatggtttgatcgtTATGTAGGGTTATTCTGGGGgtttcaggttaaatggtttgatccagatatatATAGGGTTATTGTGGTTCGATCAGCTTAATGGTTTggtccagatatgtagggttattgttgGGTATgaagttaaatggtttgatccagatatgaaagGTTATGGTGCGTCCAtcaggttaaagaatgttaaaaaATCAATGGCAaatcaacagcagaataactataagtggaataagtggaagagatgcagcactatcttgttatatcagcATATGAAGTTAATTTCCACTGATTCactatcattgttattattattggacCGATGATTTTGCTGAGtagataacaaacaaaaaagaaaaaaaaagtatccaTTCCTTGTCACGACAGCTTCTCGAACCACAAGTAATGAAGTCAGTAAATATTATGAAGTTGATCATTTTTGAGGTAATATTAACATGCTTCAAGTGATTTCACCATCCACTATCTGATGTCTTCTGTTCATTCTCATGTAGGATCTGCTACTGTTgagtgccaacataaaatcaagtctcatttgaagaagaagttaaagtgtgtgtctgagggaatcgctaaagcaggaAATCAAACGGGtctgaatgacttctacacagagctctttatcacagagagaggcagtggagaggtcaacaaagaacatgaggtcagactgattgaaacagcttccaggaaatCAGTCAAGGAGGAAACACCAATAAAATGTGAAGACATCTtaaaacccttacctggacgagatcaaccaatcagaacaataatgacaactggagtggccggcattggaaAAACCATCGTAACGcaaaagttcactctggactgggctgaagggaAAGCCAACCAtgacatacacttcacatttctcttaACTTTCAgggagctgaatttactgaaagagaaagagtttagcttggtggaacttcttcatcacttctttattgtgaccaaagaagcaggaatctgcagatatGAACGGTTcaaagttgtcttcatcttggatggtctggatgagtgtcgacttcctctggacttccagaacaaccagaCCTGGACTGATGTCACCGAGCCGACCtcagtggacgtgctgctgacaaacctcatcaggggcgacctgcttccctccgctcgcatctggataaccacacgccctgcggcagccaatcggatccctgctgagtgtgttgacatggtgacagaggtgagggggttcactgacccacagaaggaggagtacttcaggaagagattcagagaggagacgctggccaacacaatcatctcccacgtcaagaaatcacgaagcctccacatcatgtgtcacatcccagtcttctgttggatcactgctacagttctggaggacatcttaAAATCCCAGATagaagagatgcccaagaccgtgactcagatgtacagctaCTTCCTTTGGGTTCAGTcgatacagggggacaggaagtatcatgggAGAGCTGAAACAGATCCATACTGGGGTCCAGAGAGCAGGAAGATTATTGTTTCtttgggaaaactggcttttaaccagctggagaaaggcaacctgatcttttacgaggcagacctggcagagtgtcACATCGATATCAAAgaagcctcagtgtactcaggagtgttcacccagatctttaaagaggagtgtgggatgtaccaggacaaggtgttctgctttgtccatctgagcctccaggagtttctggctgccctttatgtctttctgtccttcatcaacgatggtgtcaatctgctctcagaagaaccaccCACCTCCGTGgaagataaactcctcctcctctaccagagggctgtggacaaggccttacagagtgagaacggacaactggacttgttcctccgcttcctcctgggcctctctctggagaccaatcagattgtcctacgaggtctgctgggacgGACAGGAACTAGCTCACTGACCAATACAAaaacagtgtcttacatcaagaagaagatagatggagatctctctccagagagaagcatcaatctgttccactgtctgaatgagctgaacgaccgttctctagtgaaggagatcaaacagtacctgacatcaggaagtatCTCCGGAAGATCTCTCTTTCCTACTCAACTGTCAGCTCTGGCCTTCAtcctactgacatcagaagaggagctggacgtgtttgacctgaagaaatactctgcttcagaggagggtcttctgaggctgctgccagtggtcaaagcctccaaaacatctctgtaggttcactaataacatgtattacaatacacactacacaatataaatataactggaatataaggttaaaataatATGCAAAAATCCCTGTAGGTTTATAACAACATGTATTACTGTTCTACTCATAACATAATTAACATACTAGTTATATTATACATAACATCTCTTTTGTCCTATGGACGTATAATGTATTGCAGTACACGTAAGAGAATATTCAGAACAATAGAATATAGAAGAAGTATCCattcaaaaaacattttcaatcccAAATAAATAACTATTTAACATTTTACATTGAATATATAATGAAAATGTATACATCTAATTATTTAGTAATTTTTGGTAAACTAATAACATTCTTCATTATGGAATAACTTAAAGCTTTCTGTTGTTTTGATCGcagttcctaacatgttgtgttcattgtgtgtaaaggctcaatggctgtcatctgtcagagagatgctgtgaagctctggcctcagttctcagctccaactcctgttgtctgagagagctggacctgagtaccaatgatctgcaggattcaggagtgaagctgctttctgctggactggggagtccacactgtacactggaaactctcaggtcagtttcactcAATGTGCAAAACAGTtacaaataaatgttaaaaGTCAGAGTTATATAACTAATCTTATCTCAGTACCTGTGATGACCACATTCAAGACCTTCATATCATATAAAGGCTACCCCTTGTTGTTGAGGTGGATATTGAAATCCATCCATATGCTTGCAAATctttaattataaatataaacccaAAACATAACGATAGTGTCCCCTGTATACAGGACGTTGATGGTAGAGAGCAGGGTGAAATATAGGGGGTCCTGGGAGGGTCAGAGACCCCTAGTTGGATGCCTAAGACCTCCTGAAAGCCACAACAGCAACATTTTCATAAAAATGATTTGAAACCTGCAATAgtcaaacaaaatgtatttttaaaagcTTAATATGTCCAGTATTCATTATTAAACgcacaaaacatatattcacacaTATGAATAGGTTTCAGAAAGATATTTTTAATATTGTGTAACCCGGGTGAAGAGACTAACTTAAAAAGCTCTTTATGTATACAATAAGTTATTATTGATGTGTAGGATACATCAATAATTATCTTTTCATTATTAATATAAGTCAACTCACTATTCCTTTTTTACCTTGCTCAGTACATTTGGTTATATTGATGATATTTGGGTTCAACCAATAGGATTGGTTGATATCGAGACTTCGGGGTCATCTGGGGAAGGGTGAGAGGTCACGAGTGAGcggggaaaaggagagagagggaagagacaaaggaggagaGTTCTTTATGCTCTCTAGAGATCGCCCAGCTAAATGATGTTTAGACATTTACTTCTTAGTTGTTTGACAGCTAAAGGAGTACGGGAGAGAGCGCATGTGGGACCGGTTTTAttggtgtttctgtttgtgtctgggatGTTGTGGACGGAAACCTCAGTCTTCTCCGCTCCCTATAATGGTACCGGGACTTTTTCTTGCACGTGTTAAGAGTGAAGAGTCTATTGTGTTGCAACACTGAGCCCATACAGGCCTGCAACGTTTATGACGGCATATCATTGACAAAAGGCGCCAGCAAACATGACTTTGTGCAGGCGAACAACTAACACATCCGTGTGCACAAATCATTATTGTAAACACTTTAACTGCACTTGCGCTCAGCAGTTCTCTGATCGCGAGAGCAACAATAAAGCCTGTGAGGCAGAAACGATTCATTGAGCGCGCACGTCAATTGAAGCAGAACTCAACTGACACCCCTGCACCCACAAATGCTGTCTTTGCTCTCGTGCTCGCAAACTGTTTTCCTGCTCGCTCTGATATTTTTCTCCTCTCAACACAATGTACATAATATTGGATTAAAACTTCTCATACAAAACACCTAGATGcactaataacatgtattacaatacaatgCACAATATACTACAATAAATGTCATATTAATATACAAATGGCTTTTAAAACCCTACAAAACAACTATTAAATACCATACATTGTACACCCAATATACAATAAGATAAGGATCTAATGTATTGactaatatatttttgttaagTCATTAAAACAtctctaataaaatatttcaACACAATTCTTTCATAATGTTAAAAGtaaatttgttatttttaacaCAGTTTCTTGTTATTCTtgtattttaaacatgtttattttgtttaggCTGAAaagctgtcatctgtcagaggaatgctgtgaagctctggcctcagttctcagctccaactcctctagtctgaaagagctggacctgagtaccaatgatctgcaggattcaggagtgaagctgctctctgctggactggggagtccacactgtacactggaaactctcaggttaGTTTTATCCAATGGTCAAACAATAACACCAAAAGGGTCAATATCAGAAGACATTTCACAGATTGACATCCAGAAAGGTTAGGTCATAAATACATTGTTTTCATAAGAATAActcaacatatttataattttgttGGCATGACAGTTTAGGTAGACATTATATTCTTAGTTTGTTTATGATGGTATAATGTGTATGTTGTATAACATTATTTTTATGATTGTCATGTAGTCAGACAGTAAAGTGCGGTTTAGAGTCGTTTCATAAAGTTTAATAACAACCTATTAATAAAATTGTATGCTTAAGTGAAGTATAATGATAATTGTTGTTTGATAATTTAACATCTGTGTGAAATCTTTCTTAATATTTTAAGATCCAGGTTATtcatagtatttattattacatgtatttaaaaaaactgtttATAATTCTCCTATAATTTAACTACAGTTCCTAacaggttgtttttattttgtgtgaaggctcaatggctgtcatctgtcagaggaatgctgtgaagctctggcctcagttctcagctccaactcctctagtctgaaagagctggacctgagtaccaatgatctgcaggattcaggagtgaagctgctctctgcaggactggggagtccacactgtacactggaaactctcaggttaGTTTTATCCAATGGTCAAACAATAACACCAAAAGGGTCAATATCAGAAGACATTTCACAGATTGACATCCAGAAAGGTTAGGTCATAAATACATTGTTTTCATAAGAATAActcaacatatttataattttgttGGCATGACAGTTTAGGTAGACATTATATTCTTAGTTTGTTTATGATGGTATAATGTGTATGTTGTATAACATTGTTTTTATGATTGTCATGTAGTCAGACAGTAAAGTGCGGTTTAGAGTCGTTTCATAAAGTTTAATAACAACCTATTAATAAACTTGTATGCTTAAGTGAAGTATAATGATAATTGTTGTTTGATAATTTAACATCTGTGTGAAATCTTTCTTAATATTTTAAGATCCAGGTTATtcatagtatttattattacatgtatttaaaaaaactgtttATAATTCTCCTATAATTTAACTACAGTTCCTAacaggttgtgtttattttgtgtgaaggctcaatggctgtcatctgtcagaggaatgctgtgaagctctggcctcagttctcagctccaactcctctagtctgaaagagctggacctgagtaccaatgatctgcaggattcaggagtgaagctgctctctgctggactggggagtccacactgtacactggaaactctcaggtcagttatcagcctcttcttcaaactGGTTATTCTAGCTTCCAGTAAGTGCTGCTCCTGCCTGATGCATTTCTGGTGCTCTTTCCCTGCTGACAAAACACTCCCTGGTTCTACACAATGTTAGAACCTGTGAAGAAACGGTCTTAGCGTACCAAACACAGCAGACTTCTCCTGACTCTAACTGAACAATATCTCATTGAGTTGTAGCTAATGAGAAAGGAGCATTTGTTTAAGATCCTGTCACATCCAAGTGAAGGCAGTTCTGCTGTCTGTGATGTcatctccccacttcctcttcctgttctcagACTCTCAGGGTGACACAGCTTTGTCTCCATGAAGTATCAATAAAGCTTTTACTTGTCTTcaatgttgaatgaatacacTTTATAAATGTGGTTACTTTAGTAGAAACTGCTCTCAACCAAATacaataaattgtgtgtgtgtgtgtgtgtgtgtgtgtgtgtgtgtgtgtgtgtgtgtgtgtgtgtgtgtgtgtgtgtgtgtgtgtgtgtgtgtgtgtgtgtgtgtgtgtgtgtgtgtgtgtgtgtgtttgtagcttgtctggctgcctggtcacacaggaaggctgtgcttatctggcctcagctctgagctccaacccctcccatctgagagtgCTGGacttgagctacaatcacccaggggactctggagctgcgctgctctctgctggactggaggatccactctggagactggacactctcaggtatggagaggacagctcaccactaaGGTACAAAGTCTCCTTCAAGGATTCAAGCTGccgctagatgaagtggtttgaagaggcagctgtcactcatgttgtgtagaacgtgatgagacggcagatgatgaaggtgaatgtttcaacatgcttatctcactttgtttcccccccagtgtggagcacggtggagtg
The nucleotide sequence above comes from Gadus chalcogrammus isolate NIFS_2021 chromosome 4, NIFS_Gcha_1.0, whole genome shotgun sequence. Encoded proteins:
- the LOC130381364 gene encoding NACHT, LRR and PYD domains-containing protein 12-like isoform X2; amino-acid sequence: MKSDRSMNPPVTFKDGRPSREESPEQQERADSPGPSCVSMKSDWSMDRPVTFKDGCPSREESPEQQQRADSPGPSCVSMKSDHSMNPPVTFKDGRPSREERPEQQQRADSPGPSCVSRKSDWFMERMNCFEPKVQQQRADSPGPSCVSMKSDRSMNIPPKDGNQSIEKRRVRQQRADSPGPSCVSMKSDHSINHPPLFKDGRPSREESKPHQRSKVTSAQSVQQHQTVLIKRAEENAHAFLDKEMKKLWRDLFSDYPQCSEGQREEEEVDGKNEERRRRAIQGVVDITNLCLMEMNHEELADKLWGGSATVECQHKIKSHLKKKLKCVSEGIAKAGNQTGLNDFYTELFITERGSGEVNKEHEVRLIETASRKSVKEETPIKCEDILKPLPGRDQPIRTIMTTGVAGIGKTIVTQKFTLDWAEGKANHDIHFTFLLTFRELNLLKEKEFSLVELLHHFFIVTKEAGICRYERFKVVFILDGLDECRLPLDFQNNQTWTDVTEPTSVDVLLTNLIRGDLLPSARIWITTRPAAANRIPAECVDMVTEVRGFTDPQKEEYFRKRFREETLANTIISHVKKSRSLHIMCHIPVFCWITATVLEDILKSQIEEMPKTVTQMYSYFLWVQSIQGDRKYHGRAETDPYWGPESRKIIVSLGKLAFNQLEKGNLIFYEADLAECHIDIKEASVYSGVFTQIFKEECGMYQDKVFCFVHLSLQEFLAALYVFLSFINDGVNLLSEEPPTSVEDKLLLLYQRAVDKALQSENGQLDLFLRFLLGLSLETNQIVLRGLLGRTGTSSLTNTKTVSYIKKKIDGDLSPERSINLFHCLNELNDRSLVKEIKQYLTSGSISGRSLFPTQLSALAFILLTSEEELDVFDLKKYSASEEGLLRLLPVVKASKTSLLNGCHLSERCCEALASVLSSNSCCLRELDLSTNDLQDSGVKLLSAGLGSPHCTLETLRLKSCHLSEECCEALASVLSSNSSSLKELDLSTNDLQDSGVKLLSAGLGSPHCTLETLRLNGCHLSEECCEALASVLSSNSSSLKELDLSTNDLQDSGVKLLSAGLGSPHCTLETLRLNGCHLSEECCEALASVLSSNSSSLKELDLSTNDLQDSGVKLLSAGLGSPHCTLETLSLSGCLVTQEGCAYLASALSSNPSHLRVLDLSYNHPGDSGAALLSAGLEDPLWRLDTLSVEHGGVWRLKPALKKYACDLTLDPNTANGRLSLSEDNRKVTWVREYQSYPDHPDRFDSWVQVLGRKALTGRCYWEVEWEGRVGIGVTYRGITRRGEGDDCRLGGNNKSWSLLCYDGRYTVWYNGTQTVLPLLPAGSTRVGVYLDRPAGSLSFYRVSPGGGGSSDTLTHIHTFWSSFTQEDLLPGVRVAGWGGSASLCRFTPRRS